The following coding sequences are from one Veillonella rodentium window:
- a CDS encoding TonB-dependent receptor plug domain-containing protein yields the protein MKAFKHQKLAAYVAMILVSGCMFTVPGVQGEEPDDVKETHTVVVTATRSEQELSKVPASVAVVSGDDVRERHATNMNEALRIAPGVDINTYGGGVGYTNSNVFRINGSNQVLYMVDGINMNAAGVNPPMTILKNMEGIERIEVLRGAASTLYGSGAVGGVVNVITAKPEQGVRTKARIMGGSYDLEQYALMNEGRQDRWYWRLGYEKDIIGSYKDAHHVRIPQHGNGHNMSFMIGNEIDKNNDVRISYDTYRGDVMYSNHLGQLNQLRYGHEANDSLRAVWNSKINDKWSHQLYGMNNHYKTIYDGYTTDVKTRAVGDQVTFRSKDHTVIGGFDWRQDKVLNMNGVKLTNSSYYVQDAWKFAPKWTLTPGVRVDHHSAFGTHTSPHVSLGYDVNERTNVYVAYNEYFLAPAPYQLFDGYNGNRNLKPESGREWDLGVHHKFGRTWNGNLNFFTRRTKDKIGWVMTDPATFTGQYRNFDTERAHGVSVDLRKQLTNHLSARVGYTYTHIDATPTRRANVDGYVPKHAVNAGLDYNDAKWDAHLDIRGNIDRPGTGANAFPKSTYWITDLSANYRVNDNITVFGRVNNLFNTYYAEQSNVRYGNPGDWWTGQGRNFRVGMEVTF from the coding sequence ATGAAAGCATTTAAACATCAGAAATTAGCCGCTTACGTGGCGATGATCTTAGTCAGCGGCTGTATGTTTACGGTTCCCGGGGTGCAAGGTGAGGAACCTGATGACGTGAAAGAGACTCATACTGTTGTCGTTACGGCGACGAGAAGCGAGCAGGAGCTTTCAAAAGTACCTGCCAGCGTAGCGGTTGTCAGCGGAGACGATGTGAGAGAACGTCATGCGACGAATATGAATGAAGCGTTGCGCATAGCGCCGGGCGTGGATATCAATACATACGGCGGCGGTGTAGGGTATACGAATTCCAATGTGTTCCGTATCAACGGATCCAATCAGGTTCTATATATGGTGGATGGCATCAACATGAATGCGGCCGGAGTTAATCCGCCGATGACGATTCTTAAAAACATGGAAGGCATAGAACGCATTGAAGTATTGCGCGGGGCGGCGTCCACATTGTACGGGTCCGGTGCTGTAGGCGGCGTCGTTAACGTAATTACCGCGAAGCCTGAGCAGGGCGTCAGAACAAAGGCCCGTATCATGGGCGGCAGCTATGATCTGGAGCAGTACGCGTTGATGAATGAAGGTCGTCAGGATAGATGGTACTGGCGTTTAGGTTATGAAAAGGACATCATCGGAAGTTATAAGGATGCCCATCATGTGCGTATTCCGCAACATGGAAACGGTCATAACATGTCTTTTATGATCGGTAATGAAATCGATAAGAATAATGATGTGCGCATTTCTTATGATACATATCGCGGCGATGTGATGTATTCCAATCATTTGGGGCAGTTGAATCAACTCAGATACGGCCATGAAGCCAATGACTCCCTTCGCGCCGTATGGAACAGCAAGATCAACGATAAGTGGAGTCATCAGTTATATGGCATGAATAATCACTATAAAACGATTTATGACGGATACACGACGGACGTAAAAACACGTGCTGTCGGGGATCAGGTGACATTCCGCAGCAAGGATCATACCGTTATAGGTGGCTTTGACTGGCGTCAGGACAAGGTCCTCAACATGAACGGTGTCAAGTTGACGAACAGTTCGTACTACGTGCAGGATGCCTGGAAATTCGCGCCTAAATGGACGTTGACACCGGGCGTTCGCGTGGACCATCATTCCGCATTCGGAACGCATACGTCGCCACATGTATCCTTAGGGTATGATGTGAATGAGCGCACCAATGTGTATGTAGCGTATAATGAATATTTCTTGGCACCGGCTCCGTATCAGTTGTTTGACGGGTATAACGGTAATCGGAACTTGAAACCTGAAAGCGGTCGTGAATGGGATCTCGGTGTACATCATAAGTTCGGACGTACGTGGAACGGAAATCTTAACTTCTTCACGCGCCGCACGAAGGATAAGATCGGTTGGGTTATGACGGATCCGGCGACTTTTACAGGCCAATATCGCAATTTTGATACGGAACGGGCCCATGGCGTATCGGTAGATTTACGCAAGCAGTTGACGAATCATCTGTCCGCTCGCGTCGGCTATACCTATACGCACATTGATGCGACTCCGACACGACGTGCCAATGTGGACGGATACGTGCCGAAACATGCGGTCAATGCGGGTCTCGACTATAATGATGCCAAGTGGGACGCTCATCTTGATATTCGCGGGAATATTGACCGTCCGGGCACCGGGGCGAATGCATTCCCTAAATCGACGTACTGGATTACGGATCTCAGCGCCAACTATCGCGTCAATGACAATATAACCGTATTCGGGCGCGTGAATAATCTCTTCAACACGTACTATGCGGAACAGTCCAATGTCCGTTATGGTAACCCCGGCGACTGGTGGACCGGTCAAGGTCGCAACTTCAGAGTCGGCATGGAGGTTACGTTCTGA
- a CDS encoding pyridoxal phosphate-dependent aminotransferase gives MTEQPILSPYMMARKPSGIRLGQIKFLERKNPPILVNGSIGNVMRPMHPAMQRRLFNLGGPDSPFQSGIVPYVPTTGTEECREAFLHILRSQGFDTTGLDVLVTDGASMAMEIIMLGVCGGAGEEERPLLMFNPSYTNYDAVGHRIGRKTVTVERELNEEGEFELPSVETVEQRIIETKPGALLIIPYDNPTGQLFSKETLIEYTKLCVKHNLWIISDEAYRELAYEKGKETSSIWALTDKDVPGIEGRRISLETASKVWNACGLRIGAIITDNKMCYEKSVAEYTANLSANTLGQYIFGALAHESHAQLHNWYEQQRDYYRKMIFELHKGFKEVEPNFIVSRPQASIYFVIDVRNEAKPGFDGVEFASWCAEHGAVSLDDGKEYTLLMAPLNGFYSGRGKEDNPGRTQLRVSFCEDPELLRLAPELLSKLFRAYEAQRTE, from the coding sequence ATGACGGAACAACCAATCTTATCCCCTTATATGATGGCTCGCAAGCCGTCAGGGATTCGACTAGGACAAATTAAATTTTTAGAGCGTAAGAACCCGCCGATTCTGGTGAACGGTTCCATCGGCAATGTTATGCGTCCTATGCATCCCGCCATGCAGCGTCGTTTATTTAATCTGGGCGGACCGGACAGTCCGTTTCAATCGGGTATTGTTCCGTATGTGCCGACGACGGGAACCGAGGAATGCCGGGAAGCGTTCCTTCATATTCTGCGCAGTCAGGGCTTTGATACGACGGGACTTGATGTGCTTGTTACGGATGGGGCATCGATGGCGATGGAAATCATCATGCTCGGTGTCTGCGGCGGTGCCGGAGAAGAGGAACGCCCTCTGTTGATGTTCAATCCGTCTTATACAAATTATGATGCGGTAGGCCATCGCATCGGACGTAAAACGGTTACCGTTGAGCGCGAACTCAATGAAGAAGGCGAATTTGAACTGCCGTCCGTAGAAACGGTGGAGCAGCGCATCATAGAAACGAAACCGGGTGCACTGCTCATCATTCCTTACGATAATCCTACGGGACAGCTGTTCAGCAAGGAAACCCTTATCGAATATACGAAGTTATGTGTTAAGCATAATTTGTGGATCATCTCCGATGAGGCGTATCGTGAACTGGCTTATGAAAAAGGCAAGGAAACATCGAGTATCTGGGCGTTAACCGATAAGGACGTGCCGGGCATTGAAGGCCGCCGAATCAGCCTTGAAACGGCCAGCAAGGTATGGAATGCGTGCGGACTGCGCATAGGGGCCATCATTACGGATAACAAGATGTGCTATGAAAAGTCCGTTGCCGAATATACGGCGAATTTGAGTGCCAATACATTGGGGCAATATATCTTCGGTGCACTGGCTCATGAGTCGCATGCACAGCTGCACAACTGGTATGAACAACAGCGGGATTACTACCGTAAGATGATTTTTGAGCTCCATAAAGGCTTCAAAGAGGTGGAACCGAACTTTATCGTGTCCAGACCGCAAGCGTCCATTTACTTCGTCATCGACGTGCGGAATGAAGCGAAACCGGGCTTTGACGGCGTAGAGTTTGCGTCCTGGTGCGCCGAACACGGTGCGGTCAGCCTGGATGACGGCAAGGAATATACATTGCTCATGGCGCCGCTGAACGGCTTCTACAGCGGTCGCGGCAAGGAAGACAATCCGGGCAGAACACAGCTTCGCGTGTCGTTCTGTGAAGATCCGGAACTGTTGCGCTTGGCACCGGAATTGTTATCTAAACTGTTCAGAGCCTATGAGGCACAACGGACGGAATAA
- a CDS encoding 1-deoxy-D-xylulose-5-phosphate synthase, giving the protein MKLSQIHSAGDLKQCTEAELLEIAREIREAIIHRTSIRGGHVGPSLGATDIILALHYVFNCPGDKIIFDISHQSYAHKILTDRLEGFTQENKFSTVSGYSNPRESNCDLFHLGHASTALSLACGLVIGRDLNKTRENIIALIGDGALSGGEAFEALNHLATLRSNCIVIINDNDRSIAENHGGLYTHLKELRDTNGTCTNNIFKALGFDYRYIEEGNSILSLIAEFKSVINYPRPVILHIRTTKGFGYTAAEMAPEDFHNPSSFDVTTGVVNKNYNNTYEAIAAKELIAELEANKSACLITAATPGGFCLTPEVRQKLGAQYIDVGIAEEHAVTLSAGIARADAKPILPIYSTFLQRAYDQLVNDVCINNSNALILVYRASIYGTKDITHLGFSDIPMLTNIPNLTYIAPATVEELQASIQFGLQHHDYPVAIRVPVGTPTHEPLRTQGITDVSLRSWETVREGSKIAIIGVGNFYRRAISLAEAVKAKHAITPTVIKPLLISEPDTALLDRLQENHSLIITLEDGVIDGGFGQKIAAYYGRQNIKVMNYGIQKGFYDRYDPDKLLRDNHMEIDQILQDIMLQI; this is encoded by the coding sequence ATGAAGCTTTCACAAATACATTCAGCCGGTGATTTAAAACAATGCACCGAAGCAGAGTTACTGGAAATAGCACGGGAAATACGCGAGGCAATCATTCACAGAACATCGATTCGAGGCGGCCACGTAGGTCCATCATTGGGCGCCACAGACATTATTCTTGCGCTTCACTACGTATTTAACTGCCCCGGCGACAAGATCATATTTGACATATCCCACCAGAGTTACGCCCACAAAATATTGACCGACAGGCTCGAAGGGTTCACGCAGGAAAATAAATTCAGCACTGTTTCAGGTTACAGTAATCCACGTGAAAGTAACTGCGATCTGTTTCACCTGGGGCACGCATCCACCGCTCTAAGTCTGGCATGCGGGCTCGTAATCGGTCGCGACCTCAATAAAACAAGGGAAAATATCATCGCGCTCATCGGGGATGGCGCATTATCCGGCGGCGAGGCCTTTGAGGCCTTAAATCATCTCGCTACGCTACGGTCCAACTGCATCGTGATCATCAACGATAACGACCGGTCCATCGCCGAAAATCACGGCGGTTTGTACACACATTTAAAAGAATTGCGGGACACGAACGGAACTTGTACGAACAATATATTTAAAGCTCTCGGCTTTGATTACCGCTATATCGAAGAAGGCAACTCGATTTTATCATTGATCGCGGAATTTAAATCAGTAATAAATTATCCGCGCCCCGTCATCTTGCATATCCGCACGACGAAAGGGTTCGGTTATACAGCGGCGGAAATGGCACCGGAAGACTTTCACAATCCGTCATCATTCGACGTCACCACAGGCGTAGTCAATAAAAATTATAATAACACATACGAAGCTATCGCTGCAAAGGAATTGATTGCCGAGTTGGAAGCGAACAAATCGGCCTGCCTCATCACGGCGGCCACGCCCGGCGGATTTTGTCTGACGCCTGAGGTTCGTCAGAAATTGGGCGCTCAATATATCGATGTGGGCATCGCCGAGGAACATGCCGTGACTCTGTCGGCCGGCATCGCTCGCGCCGATGCAAAGCCGATTTTACCGATATACAGCACATTCCTGCAACGGGCTTACGATCAGCTGGTAAACGACGTATGCATTAACAACAGCAACGCTTTGATTCTCGTATATCGCGCCTCCATTTACGGTACAAAGGACATCACGCATCTGGGATTCAGCGATATTCCTATGCTCACCAACATCCCGAATCTGACCTATATTGCGCCCGCCACTGTGGAAGAATTACAGGCGTCCATTCAGTTCGGCTTGCAGCATCATGATTATCCTGTCGCCATACGGGTTCCCGTAGGGACACCGACTCACGAGCCTCTTCGGACACAAGGCATTACGGATGTTAGTCTCCGCAGCTGGGAAACCGTCCGGGAGGGCAGTAAAATCGCCATTATAGGTGTCGGTAACTTTTACCGGCGTGCCATTTCCCTGGCCGAAGCGGTGAAAGCAAAACATGCTATCACACCGACCGTGATAAAGCCGCTTTTGATATCGGAACCGGATACGGCTCTGCTCGACCGATTACAGGAAAACCATTCTCTCATCATCACGCTGGAGGACGGCGTCATTGACGGCGGCTTCGGACAGAAAATTGCCGCATACTATGGCAGGCAGAACATCAAGGTCATGAACTACGGCATTCAAAAAGGCTTCTATGACAGATATGATCCCGATAAATTACTGAGAGACAATCATATGGAAATTGATCAGATACTGCAGGATATCATGCTACAGATCTAA